In a genomic window of bacterium:
- a CDS encoding carbamoyltransferase HypF — protein sequence LQKGTAREIISARFHRGLARGIAGAAVRAARENGIGHVALTGGCFQNLLLVEWTAREIEAAGLTALLHRRVPPNDGGLSLGQLFLAGRILRET from the coding sequence ACCTGCAAAAAGGGACGGCCCGCGAGATTATCTCCGCCCGCTTCCACCGGGGGCTGGCGCGGGGAATCGCCGGGGCGGCCGTCCGGGCGGCGCGGGAGAACGGAATCGGGCACGTCGCCCTCACCGGGGGGTGCTTCCAAAACCTGCTCCTCGTCGAGTGGACGGCGCGGGAAATCGAGGCGGCGGGGCTGACGGCGCTCCTGCACCGGCGGGTGCCGCCCAACGACGGCGGGCTTTCCCTGGGGCAGCTATTCCTGGCGGGGCGCATCCTGCGCGAAACATAG